attcccccactttatagcctctaatctgtgttttctgggctgaaaactgggtcaaaaacagcccagaaatcgctgggggcgacttctgcaatttcCTGCATGTGGCATCCGTCACGTGTGCACGtgggtcatgcgtgcgcgtcaattgGGGATTTTCCTTGCCacacatacgcgtcagtcacacgtacgcgtcgctcatgCTTTTTGCTCGGCGCGCgtttgcgtcgtccatgcgtgcgcgtcgctgccattttcttcaaaactccattttgtgcgttccttgcacttttacatgcttcttttccattctctaagccattcctgccctataaactctgaaatcacttaacacacatatcacggcatcaaatggtaataagagggaatTAAACATAGCAattttaaaggcccaggaaacatgttttcaatcatagcacaagattaggaagaaaaatgtaaaaccatgcaattagtatgaataagtgtggaaagaattgatataaatcactcaattgagcataagataaaccataaaatagtggtttatcaggctaTCTTGAGGAGGGAAAATGGATTCATCATAAAATCATTGTATTCGGTGTATAGAGCGACCTTTATATTAATACAGCTTTGGTTGACATGTATGCCAAATCTGGAGACCTTCAAACAGACAAACGAGTTTTTGATATCATGCCAGAGAAAAGCGTTGTGTCATGGAGTACCATGATCGCTGCTTATGGTATACACGGTCAAATGATTGCGGCTGGTTCACTCTTAACAAAAATGGTAGAGTCAGGCATCAGACCAAACGAAGTAACCTTCATGAATATCTTATCCGCATGTAGGCATGCCAGATCAATGGAGGCCAGAAAATTCTATTTCAACTCGATGAGGGATTATGGCATAGAGCCTAACATAGAACATTTTGCCTCTATAGTCGACCTCCTAAGCCGCACTGGTGATCTTGATGAAGCACACAGAATAATTAAATCAATGCTCTTCCCTGTAGATTCTAGCATATGGGGAGCTCTACTTAACGGATGCCAAATTCATGGTAGGAAAGACCTGATTCGACAAATTAACAATGACCTTCAAGAAATAAGTACAGATGATACAGGGTACTATACGTTGTTATCTAATATATATGCCAAAGGAGGATACCTCCATGAATCCAGAGCGGTGAGAACAAAGATGGAAGGGATGGGACTAAAGAAGGTTCCTGGTTATAGCACCATTGAAGTTGATAGGAAAATCTACAGATTTGGAGCTGGAAATGCTTCTGAATCTAAAGAAATTTACATGTTTGAAGAATATTTACGAAGTTCGGGACAACTATGTGACGTAGAAGGCTATAATAGTATATTTTCTGAGGATTATAATATTAAGAGCTTGCGGAGAAAAGCTAGTAGTTATATTTGCAATAAATTGGTCACACTTCAAAAATAATGGGATACGTTAAAGACTTAAAGGACCttttccaaaatctttaagaagTAAGAGCCAactttatattgttttattttggttgttgtgaaaTATGGGTTTCACAATTATTCATTTGATTTATCCACACCTTAATAAACTTCATAGGTTACTAATGACTTATGATGACCTTTTTAGTGTTTAGTGTGTTTGTGCTTAAGTTTtttcagtgtttagggttttagggttataTATTGCATTGTTTGTCTTTAAAATGCCAAATTATGGTCGTGTTCTGTTGTTAATTTAACAAGGAAtatattttcatgtttatattagaTAGTGATCATATATCTTACTATTCAAGATATGAGCGTAGTTACGATTATGAAACTATAATTTTCAATCCCAAATGCCTTAGAGGATATCAAATTTGTGTTATTCAcgcaaaaaaaaattgattagcATCACCTTGTAATTTGGTGTCTTTGATATGAATGCAATGCATATTGGGTGAAATATCCCATAACTGGAAGATTTGATTTCCTTATGACCTTACCCCACCACACATTTTGATTACTCAACCTTTGTGGCAGGCTATAGAGCTGTGATAGTTGGAATGGATCCAGTATGTTGTGAATCAACTTCATGGATGGAAAACGCCCAGGTTAAGAAGTTATCTCGTGGTTCCACTCAACCATTTTATCAGGTTCGTCTACCTTCAGCATGGAATTTTCATTtgtattttttcttgttttccatgAGGATCATTTTAATTTTAGCTCATATGTTGACTTTCTAAGCAGTTGATTCTTCTTGTACTTCTTCACTAAATTTAGTAAAAATGTCTAGTGGTAATGGATATGTTATTATAAGTTTGTTTCCTAATTGTCATATGAGAAACAGTGACACTGGAATTGTATTTGAGTGTGATAATCCTATTTTGTTGCTCACTCGTATAGTAAATTCTTTGTCTGAGTTAAAGAGTCCAATATTGACCAACCTCGGTTCTAAAGGGACCAAAAGAAGTTGGAAGAGTTGGGTATAAGTTGCTAGCACTGATGGAAAATGGAGTTTTTTGGTTTCATCTATTTTGGCTTGATGGTGATGAGCATGTGTACTTCATGTTTGATATTCATAGGAGTATCATGGCGAAACAAGTGATGGAGTTTTCTGTGGAGGTCGatgatgttggtggtggtggttctaGTCACTCGAATTTTGTCTAGAACGACCCACCTCTTGCACCACCACCACTGCACTGTGCTAGTCCAGTGGTAGACATGGACGTGGATGGTGAGGAGTCTGATGAAGAGTATGTTGCTGATAGCAACGATGGTGATTCTTTTGAGAATGATGAGGAGGAAAAGTTTGTACCAGAAATTCCAGTCGGTGCTTCAATTTGGTATCTTCGTTATTGCTGCAAGCTATTCGTTGTCGCCATCAGATTGCTCTGCCAATCTGTTAATAGTAGCTTGCATTCTAGTGTTTTCCGCCATTGACTCGATGAAAGCACCAATTTGATACGAACCTAGAGAAGAATGGTTTTATTGAATGATGAAAAATATATAGTGTAAAAGTGTATCACTGATGTACAGCAAGTATGTATCATAGAAATAGAATAGTAATGGATGAGGAAGAAATTGATGCACATGCAAGTT
The DNA window shown above is from Arachis ipaensis cultivar K30076 chromosome B08, Araip1.1, whole genome shotgun sequence and carries:
- the LOC107610948 gene encoding putative pentatricopeptide repeat-containing protein At1g69350, mitochondrial; protein product: MDEFVQNSLIDMYLKCGFADLAYLVFDKITEKSIVTWNCMISGLSQNGFSVAALKLFDQMYFSCLKIDEVTFLCAIQACSNLGYDERISATLVDMYAKSGDLQTDKRVFDIMPEKSVVSWSTMIAAYGIHGQMIAAGSLLTKMVESGIRPNEVTFMNILSACRHARSMEARKFYFNSMRDYGIEPNIEHFASIVDLLSRTGDLDEAHRIIKSMLFPVDSSIWGALLNGCQIHGRKDLIRQINNDLQEISTDDTGYYTLLSNIYAKGGYLHESRAVRTKMEGMGLKKVPGYSTIEVDRKIYRFGAGNASESKEIYMFEEYLRSSGQLCDVEGYNSIFSEDYNIKSLRRKASYRAVIVGMDPVCCESTSWMENAQVKKLSRGSTQPFYQGPKEVGRVGYKLLALMENGVFWFHLFWLDGDEHVYFMFDIHRSIMAKQVMEFSVEVDDVGGGGSSHSNFV